The proteins below are encoded in one region of Lactuca sativa cultivar Salinas chromosome 3, Lsat_Salinas_v11, whole genome shotgun sequence:
- the LOC111915576 gene encoding uncharacterized protein LOC111915576 has translation MSKKTLPGVWKNITGIQEESEKLGIDINDIISKKIGNGDDTMFWHDRWIGEATLKESFPELYKLERKKRCKISEHIKPGGISWDWKASPTLTVQLSEADTLLDLVCNIQLNSRRDEWICSISSDKVFHVDVLRSKIDGRDTLTPTGEGLIKWIHEVPLKVNCFMWRVSMDRIPTATALLKRGVQTGTSTCSYCELEDEDVNHVILRCPMAVKVWEWVFIWCGLGERKFVTIGELEKFLSQWGTCPIKWKNLISICYGTAWLIWKARCDRIFKKIRTSPTNVADMDTI, from the exons ATGTCTAAAAAAACTTTACCTGGAGTATGGAAAAACATCACTGGGATTCAAGAAGAATCGGAGAAACTTGGAATTGATATAAACGATATAATCTCAAAAAAAATTGGTAATGGAGATGACACCATGTTCTGGCATGACAGATGGATTGGAGAAGCAACATTAAAGGAATCCTTCCCAGAGTTATACAAGTTGGAACGGAAAAAGCGGTGTAAAATCAGTGAGCATATCAAACCAGGAGGCATCAGCTGGGATTGGAAAGCAAGCCCGACGCTCACGGTGCAGCTAAGCGAGGCTGACACACTCCTCGATTTGGTCTGCAACATTCAACTGAATTCTCGGAGAGATGAGTGGATATGTAGCATATCAAGCGATAAGGTATTTCATGTAGATGTACTTAGATCAAAAATTGATGGGAGAGATACATTGACACCAACAGGGGAAGGTCTAATAAAATGGATTCATGAAGTCCCGTTAAAGGTAAATTGTTTTATGTGGAGGGTATCTATGGACCGTATACCAACTGCTACCGCCCTGCTTAAACGTGGGGTGCAAACCGGGACTTCCACATGTTCCTATTGCGAATTGGAAGATGAAGATGTCAACCATGTAATACTAAGATGCCCAATGGCTGTCAAGGTTTGGGAATGGGTATTCATATGGTGTGGGCTTGGTGAAAGAAAATTTGTGACAATCGGGGAGCTCGAGAAATTTCTTTCACAGTGGGGAACATGTCCAATCAAATGGAAAAACTTAATTAGCATATGTTATGGAACAGCTTGGCTCATTTGGAAAGCAAGGTGTGATAGGATCTTCAAGAAGATTCGTACCTCCCCTACCAATGTGGCAGATATG GAtacaatataa
- the LOC111915575 gene encoding uncharacterized mitochondrial protein AtMg01250-like, whose product MLLFKADFNKAFDTVNWEYLDHVQMQMGFGQRWRGWIQGCLRSSRASILVNGSPTNEFEFGRGIRQGDPLSPFLFIIAMEGLNIAMKEATGKGIFKGKKIPNSALCVSHLFYADDALFVGGME is encoded by the coding sequence ATGCTTCTCTTCAAAGCTGATTTCAACAAAGCCTTTGACACGGTGAATTGGGAATATTTGGACCATGTTCAAATGCAAATGGGATTTGGACAACGATGGAGGGGGTGGATTCAAGGCTGCCTAAGATCCTCACGTGCGTCGATTCTAGTTAATGGTTCACCTACCAATGAATTCGAATTTGGCCGTGGAATAAGACAAGGTGACCCCCTATCACCATTCTTATTCATAATAGCCATGGAGGGGCTGAACATCGCGATGAAAGAGGCCACAGGAAAAGGaatttttaaaggaaaaaaaaTCCCAAATAGTGCCCTATGTGTGTCGCATCTGTTCTACGCAGATGATGCACTCTTTGTGGGGGGAATGGAGTGA
- the LOC111915577 gene encoding uncharacterized protein LOC111915577 — MLIPILDYSLLHVLVIRDFNVMFTFVVASWEEITHDSRVRYSLGDFRQRRALTSKEKFNHVRAKLRNIIERVFGILKARFPILKMMAPFSLVTQRNITLACFTFHNFIRREGLSDEYFARYDEPNFSVRNNNMSFDDDEDEIPKHDTAADREQITRYGMKVSSS; from the coding sequence ATGTTGATTCCAATACTCGATTATTCACTTCTACACGTATTGGTAATTCGTGACTTCAACGTGATGTTTACGTTTGTTGTGGCCAGTTGGGAAGAGATAACACATGATTCTAGAGTGAGGTATTCGCTTGGAGATTTCCGTCAAAGACGTGCGTTAACCAGTAAAGAAAAATTTAACCATGTACGTGCAAAACTTCGGAACATTATTGAGCGTGTTTTTGGTATCTTGAAAGCACGATTCCCTATATTGAAGATGATGGCACCATTCTCGTTGGTTACACAAAGAAACATTACCCTTGCATGTTTCACGTTTCATAATTTTATAAGAAGAGAGGGACTAAGTGATGAGTATTTTGCAAGATATGATGAACCAAATTTCTCGGTTCGAAATAACAATATGTCctttgatgatgatgaagatgagatTCCAAAACATGATACTGCAGCGGATCGTGAACAGATAACCCGTTATGGGATGAAAGTATCGAGCAGTTGA
- the LOC111915574 gene encoding uncharacterized protein LOC111915574, whose translation MSSSSSSEEFQTIFDTAIACVQMAEQTYNVVCNNAAASSQQRTRKYIYTNREEANQRLVQDYFAENVTYQVYYFCRRFRMFKDLFEYIVEDVTRECSFFQQRYDARGTLGFTPLQKCTAALRQLAYGIPPDALDESFRMSMIQFYGPKYLRKPTRNDILQLQAHHASVHGFPGMLGSLDCLHWAWENCPTTYHGQFT comes from the coding sequence atgtcatcttcttcatcttctgaagaATTTCAGACTATTTTTGATACCGCTATTGCGTGTGTTCAAATGGCGGAACAAACATACAACGTTGTATGTAACAACGCAGCTGCAAGTTCTCAACAGAGAACACGAAAATATATTTACACAAATCGTGAAGAAGCCAACCAACGTTTGGTGCAAGACTATTTTGCAGAGAATGTCACTTACCAAGTGTATTATTTTTGTAGGCGCTTCAGAATGTTCAAAGATTTGTTCGAATATATAGTTGAAGATGTAACGAGGGAGTGCAGTTTTTTCCAACAACGCTACGATGCTAGAGGTACACTCGGTTTCACTCCCTTACAAAAATGCACGGCCGCACTTCGTCAGTTAGCATATGGCATTCCGCCTGATGCGTTAGACGAAAGTTTTAGGATGTCTATGATTCAGTTTTATGGTCCAAAATATTTACGTAAGCCTACACGTAATGACATCCTACAATTGCAAGCTCATCATGCTAGTGTGCATGGGTTTCCTGGAATGCTAGGAAGCTTAGATTGTCTCCATTGGGCATGGGAAAATTGCCCTACAACATATCATGGGCAATTTACCTGA